The window CGCATGTTCCCAGCCAAGGGGGCGCTGCTGATCCTCGGTCACCGCATCAACAATATGGTGATCAACCGTTGCCGCAAACCGGCGGACGCCGACATCCTGGTGCCGGGCGACACCATCTCGCTGATCGGCACCACCTCGACCCATATCGACTACGACCAAATCGATAACATGCTGGTGACGCCGCAGGAGGTGGACATTCTGATCCGCGAAGGGGCGCTGCTGGCGCCCACCCTGGCGCAGACCCGCATTCTGCGCGCCTATGCCGGGGTGCGGCCGCTGGTGGCCAGCGACGACGATCCCAGCGGGCGCAACGTCAGCCGCGGCATCGTGCTGCTCGATCACGCCAGCCGCGACGGGCTGGAAGGGTTTATCACCATCACCGGCGGCAAGCTGATGACCTATCGTCTGATGGCGGAGTGGGCCACCGACAAGGTGTGCGAAAAGCTTGGCGTAAACCGCCCGTGCACCACCGCGCAGGACGCGTTGCCCGGATCCCGCCAGTCGGCGGAGGAAACGGCGCGCAGCGTGGTCTCACTGCCCGCCAGCATTCGCGGCTCGGCGATCTACCGGCACGGCGATCGCGCCAGCCAGGTGCCGGCGGCCGATCGGCTCGACACCAGCCTGGTGTGCGAATGCGAGGCGGTGACCGCCGGGGAAGTGCGCTATGCGGTCAATTCGCTGACCGTCAATAACCTGGTGGATCTGCGTCGCCGCACCCGCGTCGGCATGGGCACCTGCCAGGGGGAACTCTGCGCCTGCCGCGCCGCCGGACTGCTGACGCGCTTCAAGGTCAGCACGCCGCAGCAATCCATCGCGCAGCTGTCGCAGTTCCTCAACGAACGCTGGAAAGGCGTGCGGCCGATCGCCTGGGGCGACGCGCTGCGCGAGAGTGAATTTACCAGTTGGGTTTACCAGGGATTATGCGGGCTTGAGGCCCAGGCAGACAAAGAGCAGGAGGCGGATGATGCGATTTGACGTAGTGGTGATTGGCGGCGGCCTGGCGGGCCTGAGCTGCGCCATTGCCGTGGCCGAACTGGGCAAACGCTGTGCGGTGGTCAGTTCTGGCCAGAGCGCGCTCTACTTCTCCTCCGGCTCGCTCGATCTGCTGGCGAGATTGCCGGACGGCACGCCGGTCGAGATGCCGCTGGCGGCGTTGCCGCAGCTGGCGCAACAGGCGCCGCAGCATCCGTATTCTCTGATTGGGCCCGGCCGGGTGGCGGCGCTGTCCGCCGCCGCACAGCGGCTGCTGGAGCGCTGCGGGCTG of the Serratia marcescens subsp. marcescens ATCC 13880 genome contains:
- the glpA gene encoding anaerobic glycerol-3-phosphate dehydrogenase subunit A, with product MSSYFDGGETDVIIIGGGATGAGIARDCARRGLRCILLERHDIATGATGRNHGLLHSGARYAVTDGESARECIEENRILKRIAHHCIERTDGLFITLPQDSLDYQQQFIAACRQADIDAEAIDPQLALRLEPAANPVLIGAVRVPDGTVDPFRLTAANMLDAREHGAQILTYHQVVGLLRSGDRVTGVRVYDHQNQRRYELHAPVVVNAAGIWGQQIAEYADLRIRMFPAKGALLILGHRINNMVINRCRKPADADILVPGDTISLIGTTSTHIDYDQIDNMLVTPQEVDILIREGALLAPTLAQTRILRAYAGVRPLVASDDDPSGRNVSRGIVLLDHASRDGLEGFITITGGKLMTYRLMAEWATDKVCEKLGVNRPCTTAQDALPGSRQSAEETARSVVSLPASIRGSAIYRHGDRASQVPAADRLDTSLVCECEAVTAGEVRYAVNSLTVNNLVDLRRRTRVGMGTCQGELCACRAAGLLTRFKVSTPQQSIAQLSQFLNERWKGVRPIAWGDALRESEFTSWVYQGLCGLEAQADKEQEADDAI